Proteins co-encoded in one Flavobacteriaceae bacterium MAR_2009_75 genomic window:
- a CDS encoding lipopolysaccharide export system ATP-binding protein has translation MKLRAENIMKSYRGRKVVKGISLEVNQGEIIGLLGPNGAGKTTSFYMIVGLVKPNGGKIFLDGTEITNYPMYKRAQNGIGYLAQEASVFRKLSIEKNILSVLQLTKLSKKEQLMKMESLIDEFSLGHIRKSRGDLLSGGERRRTEIARALATDPKFILLDEPFAGVDPVAVEDIQRIVAQLKNKNIGILITDHNVQETLAITERSYLMFEGGILKSGLPEDLAADEMVRKVYLGQNFELRKKKLDF, from the coding sequence ATGAAGTTGCGCGCTGAAAATATAATGAAATCTTATCGAGGCCGAAAAGTGGTCAAGGGTATTTCACTTGAAGTCAATCAAGGGGAAATCATTGGTCTTTTGGGTCCGAACGGTGCAGGAAAAACAACTTCATTCTACATGATTGTCGGTTTGGTAAAACCAAATGGTGGTAAAATTTTTCTTGACGGAACAGAAATCACCAACTACCCGATGTATAAAAGAGCCCAAAATGGTATTGGGTACCTAGCACAAGAAGCTTCCGTTTTTAGAAAACTAAGTATAGAGAAGAACATTTTAAGTGTATTACAACTTACTAAGCTCAGTAAAAAAGAACAGTTGATGAAGATGGAGTCGCTGATCGATGAGTTTAGCCTTGGCCATATTCGAAAAAGTCGTGGAGACCTGCTTTCAGGAGGGGAAAGACGTCGTACCGAAATAGCACGGGCATTGGCCACTGATCCTAAATTCATTTTATTAGATGAACCTTTTGCCGGTGTAGACCCTGTAGCAGTTGAAGATATTCAACGTATCGTAGCTCAATTAAAAAATAAAAACATTGGTATTCTAATAACCGATCATAACGTACAAGAAACTTTGGCCATTACCGAACGCTCATACCTTATGTTCGAAGGTGGAATCTTAAAGTCGGGGCTTCCGGAAGACTTGGCGGCCGATGAAATGGTAAGAAAGGTTTACTTAGGTCAGAACTTCGAGCTGAGAAAGAAAAAACTTGATTTTTAA
- a CDS encoding CDP-diacylglycerol--serine O-phosphatidyltransferase produces the protein MKKFIPNLITLLNVFCGCVAAVFAVLNHLEMAAIFVFLGIFFDFFDGLAARLLNVQSELGVQLDSLADMITSGLVPGIVMYQLLRMSMTGGWNAGSESIELSSISAVLQPLPLLGFIITMASAYRLAKFNIDENQVSSFIGLPTPANTLLILSLPLILFNNNNDILNDIILNQWFLIGLTFLSAYLLNSNIELFALKFKNWDFKDNAVRYVFIIVSLVSLITLGFLAIPFIILFYILISIGVRVTGQKAD, from the coding sequence ATGAAGAAGTTTATACCAAACCTGATAACTCTTTTAAATGTTTTTTGTGGCTGTGTTGCAGCCGTATTTGCTGTGTTAAATCACTTGGAGATGGCCGCCATATTTGTGTTTTTGGGTATTTTTTTCGATTTTTTTGACGGACTTGCCGCACGGCTGCTTAATGTGCAGAGCGAGTTGGGGGTTCAGTTAGACTCTTTGGCGGATATGATTACAAGCGGGCTAGTGCCCGGTATCGTTATGTACCAATTACTAAGAATGTCGATGACCGGAGGTTGGAATGCAGGTTCGGAGTCGATTGAACTCTCAAGTATATCTGCTGTTCTACAACCATTACCATTGTTGGGTTTTATAATTACCATGGCCTCTGCTTATAGATTGGCAAAATTTAATATAGACGAAAATCAAGTGTCTTCGTTTATCGGTTTGCCTACTCCCGCGAACACACTTTTAATACTTTCACTTCCGTTAATTCTATTTAATAACAACAATGATATTCTGAACGATATCATTCTCAATCAGTGGTTCTTAATAGGTCTAACTTTTTTAAGTGCATATCTACTTAATTCGAATATTGAACTGTTCGCCTTAAAATTTAAAAACTGGGATTTTAAAGACAACGCAGTACGTTACGTCTTCATTATTGTCAGTCTGGTATCGTTGATTACACTTGGCTTCTTGGCGATACCTTTTATAATTCTGTTTTATATTCTGATTTCGATAGGGGTAAGGGTAACAGGGCAGAAAGCAGATTAA
- a CDS encoding hypothetical protein (manually curated): MYKFFQHVKFLLKATNQHGVHSPFVYSYLTKCLYTKHRFHKRKTLNILLKSIDYFNVERVRTNDSGAISQMITEHYPKVSIIESKTDLIFLKKPEKPLIAQILSSTNSISNDCILLIDNIYLDAEHKNIWNDLKNNNRVSVTIDMFYCGAVFFRKEQEKEHFKIRV, translated from the coding sequence TTGTACAAGTTTTTTCAACATGTAAAATTTCTATTGAAAGCAACCAATCAACATGGTGTACACTCCCCTTTCGTCTATTCTTACCTAACGAAATGTCTGTATACCAAACATCGCTTTCACAAAAGAAAGACCCTCAACATACTTTTAAAAAGTATCGATTATTTCAACGTTGAAAGGGTTCGAACTAATGATAGTGGGGCGATATCTCAGATGATTACAGAACATTATCCAAAAGTTAGTATCATTGAGAGTAAAACAGATTTGATATTTTTGAAAAAGCCGGAAAAGCCTCTGATAGCACAAATATTATCTTCAACCAATTCGATAAGCAACGATTGCATTTTACTAATAGATAATATTTATTTAGATGCTGAACATAAAAATATCTGGAACGACTTAAAAAATAATAATCGGGTTTCAGTTACCATTGATATGTTTTACTGTGGCGCCGTTTTCTTTAGGAAAGAACAAGAAAAAGAGCATTTCAAGATTCGAGTTTAA
- a CDS encoding arabinose-5-phosphate isomerase has product MSDTKAILSIAKKTIETESAAILNLANLLNDDFSDAVNCIIAAKGRVIVSGIGKSAIIASKIVATLNSTGTPAIFMHAADAIHGDLGTIQENDVVICLSNSGNTAEIKMLIPLIKRGNNKLIAMTGNLDSYLASEADYILNTHVEKEACPNNLAPTTSTTAQMVVGDALAISLLEVKGFTSKDFAKYHPGGALGKRLYLTVSDIVRNNQKPEVTINTGVKEAIVEISQKMLGVTAVTDKGKLVGIITDGDIRRMLNKYDNISGLTARDIMTSNPKTIAVNVLAIEALELMQNNGISQLLGVDGNKYIGVVHLHNLINEGIL; this is encoded by the coding sequence TTGAGTGATACGAAAGCAATTCTTTCCATTGCAAAAAAAACGATAGAAACGGAAAGTGCCGCAATCTTAAATCTTGCAAATCTGCTCAACGACGATTTTTCTGATGCGGTCAATTGCATTATTGCCGCCAAGGGCAGGGTAATCGTTTCGGGCATAGGCAAAAGCGCCATAATAGCTTCAAAAATTGTGGCCACCCTAAATTCTACGGGAACTCCGGCTATTTTTATGCATGCCGCAGATGCCATTCACGGCGATTTGGGCACTATTCAAGAGAATGATGTGGTCATCTGTTTATCTAACAGCGGAAACACAGCAGAAATTAAAATGTTGATTCCATTGATTAAAAGAGGAAACAATAAGCTCATCGCCATGACCGGCAACCTCGATTCTTACTTAGCTTCCGAAGCCGATTATATTCTCAACACACACGTAGAGAAAGAGGCATGCCCCAATAATCTTGCGCCGACAACCAGTACTACGGCACAAATGGTCGTGGGCGATGCTTTGGCCATCTCACTTTTAGAAGTGAAAGGTTTCACCAGTAAAGATTTTGCAAAATACCATCCTGGTGGTGCTTTGGGCAAACGACTTTACTTGACGGTTTCAGATATAGTTCGCAACAATCAGAAGCCTGAAGTAACTATAAATACGGGGGTAAAGGAGGCTATTGTCGAAATATCGCAAAAAATGCTCGGGGTTACGGCTGTAACCGATAAGGGTAAACTGGTCGGCATTATTACAGATGGTGACATTAGAAGAATGCTTAACAAGTATGACAATATTAGCGGCCTGACCGCAAGAGATATTATGACTTCCAATCCAAAAACAATTGCTGTGAATGTTCTCGCTATAGAGGCTTTAGAGCTCATGCAGAATAATGGAATCTCACAATTATTGGGTGTAGATGGTAATAAATACATCGGTGTTGTACATTTGCACAATTTGATAAACGAAGGCATACTATAA
- a CDS encoding cob(I)alamin adenosyltransferase codes for MKIYTKTGDKGTTALIGGTRVKKHHIRIESYGTLDELNSWLGLIRDQDIAETHRIFISGLQKQLFDISAVLATDPDKAVLKNGKKRLNLPDLNNDIIESIENEIDIMNESLSPMTHFILPGGHTTVSYCHLARTVCRRAERICTLLHEKEPFNILILSFLNRLSDYLFVLARKLSQELNAEEVKWIP; via the coding sequence ATGAAAATATACACAAAAACAGGTGATAAGGGCACAACCGCCTTAATTGGCGGTACAAGAGTCAAAAAACACCATATTCGTATTGAAAGTTATGGCACATTAGATGAACTTAATTCTTGGCTAGGCCTTATTCGAGATCAAGATATTGCTGAAACCCATAGAATTTTCATCAGCGGGTTACAAAAACAACTTTTCGATATTAGTGCCGTATTGGCCACCGATCCCGATAAAGCCGTGCTAAAAAACGGAAAAAAGAGATTAAATCTCCCAGATTTAAACAACGATATCATTGAATCTATAGAAAATGAAATCGATATCATGAACGAATCACTTTCACCGATGACCCATTTTATCCTTCCGGGTGGGCACACTACGGTGTCATACTGTCACCTGGCCCGAACAGTCTGTAGAAGGGCAGAACGCATTTGTACGCTCCTTCATGAAAAGGAGCCATTTAATATCTTGATCTTATCATTTTTGAATAGACTTTCCGACTATCTCTTTGTACTGGCACGAAAATTGTCACAAGAATTGAACGCAGAAGAAGTCAAATGGATTCCTTAA
- a CDS encoding Sec-independent protein translocase TatC, producing the protein MAKQNKKTPDEMSFLDHLEELRWHLIRSVVAVVVIGSGAFLMKNFIFDTVIFGPSRMDFPTYRVFCDIATWMGFESDFCADKLPFSIQSRQMGAQFSMHIWTSIWAGFILGFPYILYEIWKFISPGLYEKERQNSRGFILIASLLFFSGVLFGYYVVAPLSINFLGTYQVSELILNEFDIDSYIGTVRTAVIACGVLFELPIIIFFLTKVGIVTPEILKKYRKIALVVVLILSAVITPPDVTSQIIVAVPVIILYQVSIYISGFVLRKEAKKEQKLRKKG; encoded by the coding sequence ATGGCGAAGCAAAATAAGAAGACCCCCGACGAAATGTCGTTTCTCGATCACTTAGAAGAACTACGCTGGCACCTGATACGGTCAGTTGTTGCAGTGGTCGTTATAGGCAGTGGCGCCTTTTTAATGAAAAATTTTATTTTCGACACGGTCATCTTCGGGCCGTCTAGAATGGACTTTCCCACCTATCGTGTATTTTGTGATATTGCCACCTGGATGGGTTTTGAATCTGATTTTTGCGCCGACAAACTTCCCTTCAGCATTCAGAGCCGGCAGATGGGGGCGCAGTTTTCCATGCATATTTGGACGTCTATTTGGGCAGGATTTATATTAGGCTTCCCATATATTCTATACGAAATATGGAAGTTTATCAGTCCGGGGCTATATGAGAAGGAACGTCAGAACTCCAGAGGTTTTATTCTCATAGCGTCCTTGTTGTTTTTCTCAGGTGTTCTCTTCGGATATTATGTTGTGGCTCCGTTGTCTATTAACTTCTTAGGTACCTACCAAGTCAGTGAACTTATACTCAACGAATTTGATATCGACTCTTATATTGGCACGGTAAGAACTGCCGTCATTGCCTGCGGTGTGTTGTTCGAACTGCCGATAATCATTTTCTTTTTGACTAAGGTCGGCATTGTCACCCCTGAAATCCTTAAAAAATATCGAAAAATCGCCCTAGTGGTCGTATTGATACTTTCCGCGGTCATCACTCCTCCGGATGTAACAAGCCAAATTATAGTTGCCGTACCTGTAATAATTTTGTATCAGGTGAGCATCTATATTTCTGGATTTGTTTTGCGAAAGGAAGCTAAAAAGGAGCAAAAACTGAGAAAAAAGGGTTAA
- a CDS encoding ATP-binding cassette subfamily F protein uup yields MNLLTVENISKSYGERVLFENLSFGINKGQKIALIAKNGTGKTSILNIMSGQDSADSGQVNYRKDIRVSFLDQEPDLDPKLTVEETIFASDNEILKVIHNYEKALQNPEDADSYQTAFEAMERFNAWDFETLYKQILFKLKLDNLDAKVGLLSGGQKKRLALADALINKPDLLVLDEPTNHLDLEMIEWLEEYFSKENMSLFMVTHDRYFLERVCNEILELDNGQLYPYKGSYSYYLEKKEARIEQEAVEHHKSQRLFKKELDWMRRQPKARTTKSKSRIDDFSAIKEKASQRRKEHEVQLEINMERMGSKIIELHKITKSYPEKPILDKFDYSFTKGERIGIIGKNGTGKSTFLNILSGSDQPDAGKVVVGDTIKFGYYTQKGINIKEGQKVIDVIRDVGDFIPLKKGKQISAQQLLERFLFDRKKQYDFVDKLSGGERKRLYLCTILIQNPNFLILDEPTNDLDIVTLNVLESFLLDFPGCLLVVSHDRYFMDKIVDHLFVFRGDAVVEDFPGNYSDFRAYEDSKVIEEREEKAATKESTKTQENHSKNNKATLSYLEQKEHRNLEKEIQNLEKRKIDLQQQFADSSLSGEEIDQLSIKLQEVIDTIDEKTERWFELSAMLEE; encoded by the coding sequence ATGAATTTACTGACCGTAGAAAATATATCAAAATCATATGGGGAGCGTGTGCTCTTCGAAAACCTTTCTTTTGGTATCAATAAAGGGCAAAAAATTGCCTTGATCGCTAAAAATGGTACCGGAAAAACATCGATATTAAATATAATGTCAGGTCAAGATTCCGCTGATTCAGGTCAGGTCAATTACAGAAAAGATATTCGGGTTTCGTTTCTTGATCAAGAACCGGATTTAGACCCAAAACTCACTGTTGAAGAAACTATTTTCGCTTCTGACAATGAAATACTCAAAGTAATTCATAACTATGAAAAAGCGCTTCAAAACCCAGAAGATGCCGATAGTTACCAAACTGCTTTTGAGGCCATGGAGCGTTTCAATGCTTGGGATTTTGAAACCCTTTACAAGCAAATTCTTTTTAAATTAAAGCTTGATAATTTAGACGCAAAAGTCGGTTTGTTATCCGGGGGGCAAAAAAAACGTTTAGCCTTAGCAGATGCCCTTATCAATAAGCCTGACCTCTTGGTCTTAGATGAGCCGACCAACCACTTAGATTTAGAAATGATCGAATGGTTGGAAGAGTATTTTTCAAAAGAAAATATGAGTTTGTTCATGGTTACCCATGATCGTTATTTTTTAGAAAGGGTATGTAACGAAATATTAGAACTTGATAATGGCCAACTCTACCCTTACAAGGGCAGTTATTCGTATTACTTAGAAAAGAAGGAGGCCCGTATAGAACAAGAAGCCGTTGAACACCATAAATCGCAAAGATTATTCAAAAAAGAATTGGACTGGATGCGCAGGCAACCTAAGGCGCGAACTACCAAATCAAAATCGCGTATAGATGACTTTAGCGCCATTAAAGAAAAAGCCAGCCAACGACGAAAAGAGCATGAGGTTCAGCTAGAGATCAACATGGAGCGTATGGGCAGTAAAATCATTGAGCTGCATAAAATCACCAAGTCCTATCCTGAAAAACCCATACTAGATAAGTTTGATTACAGCTTCACCAAAGGTGAGCGAATAGGAATTATCGGTAAAAACGGGACCGGAAAATCAACATTTTTAAATATTTTATCAGGTAGCGACCAGCCAGACGCCGGTAAGGTTGTCGTTGGCGATACTATAAAGTTTGGCTATTATACCCAAAAGGGTATCAATATTAAAGAAGGGCAAAAAGTTATTGATGTCATTAGGGATGTTGGTGATTTCATTCCGCTAAAAAAAGGAAAACAAATATCTGCACAACAACTTTTAGAACGTTTTCTTTTTGACCGGAAAAAACAATATGATTTTGTAGATAAGCTTAGCGGTGGTGAGCGCAAAAGACTTTATTTATGTACTATTTTAATACAAAATCCGAACTTTTTGATCCTCGATGAGCCTACGAACGACCTTGACATTGTTACCCTTAATGTATTAGAGAGTTTTTTGTTGGATTTTCCAGGTTGTTTGCTCGTCGTTTCGCACGACAGGTATTTTATGGATAAAATCGTAGACCACCTCTTTGTGTTCAGAGGAGATGCAGTAGTTGAAGATTTTCCAGGTAACTATTCTGATTTCAGGGCTTATGAAGACAGCAAGGTCATAGAAGAGCGCGAAGAAAAAGCGGCCACTAAGGAAAGTACTAAGACTCAAGAAAATCACTCTAAAAATAACAAAGCCACTCTCTCCTATTTAGAGCAAAAAGAGCATCGTAACCTCGAGAAAGAAATTCAAAATCTCGAAAAGCGTAAAATCGATTTGCAACAGCAATTTGCAGACTCTTCGCTTTCTGGTGAAGAAATAGATCAGTTATCCATTAAATTACAAGAAGTAATCGATACAATTGATGAAAAAACTGAAAGATGGTTTGAACTGTCAGCCATGTTAGAAGAGTAA
- a CDS encoding ATP-dependent DNA helicase RecQ, with protein MAKDKPVINDTELHAALKKYFGFAEFKGLQQDVVTSILSGINTFAIMPTGGGKSLCYQLPALMQEGTAIVVSPLIALMKNQVDAIRGISDQNGIAHVLNSSLTKTEVRQVKQDIVDGVTKLLYVAPESLTKEDYVEFLQSVKLSFVAVDEAHCISEWGHDFRPEYRNLRSIVNRLDDSISVIALTATATPKVQEDIIRNLGITGARTFKASFNRANLFYEVRPKTANVDSDIIRFVKKNSGKSGIIYCLSRKRVEELAQVLQVNGVSAVPYHAGFDAKTRSKYQDMFLMEDVDVVVATIAFGMGIDKPDVRFVIHHDIPKSIESYYQETGRAGRDDGEGHCLAFYAYKDIEKLEKFMSNKPVAEQEIGNALLQEVVAYAETSMSRRKFMLHYFGEEFDEVNGAGADMDDNARNPKEKVEAKDDVVKVLKVVLGTNEKFKSKEVVRTLVGKINALITSHKTNEKDVFGIGSDKDKGHWMALIRQMLVAGLVKKEIEQYGILRVTDKGKTFLNSPESFMMTKDHTYTGEESDAIVSSGKGAVADDKLLKQLKDLRKSQAKKLGVPPFVVFQDPSLEDMAMKYPVTVKELININGVGEGKAKKYGKAFIEFIAAYVEENDILRPDDLVVKSTGANSALKLYIIQNVDRKLPLSDIADAKGLEIPDLIKEMEQIVYSGTKLNINYWIDEILDEDQQEEIHDYFLEAETDNLDEAMKEFDGDYEDEELRLYRLKFFSEVAN; from the coding sequence ATGGCAAAAGATAAGCCCGTTATAAATGATACGGAACTACATGCCGCGCTAAAAAAATATTTTGGTTTTGCGGAATTTAAAGGTTTGCAACAAGACGTTGTTACCAGCATTCTTAGCGGTATTAATACATTTGCCATAATGCCTACTGGCGGCGGCAAATCACTTTGTTATCAACTACCGGCCCTGATGCAAGAGGGTACGGCAATCGTAGTATCTCCGCTGATTGCGCTCATGAAAAATCAGGTCGATGCCATTCGTGGTATTTCAGACCAAAACGGCATAGCACACGTATTGAACTCTTCGTTGACCAAAACCGAAGTTCGACAGGTGAAGCAAGATATCGTTGACGGTGTTACAAAACTGTTATACGTAGCACCTGAATCGTTGACCAAAGAAGATTATGTAGAATTTTTACAGAGCGTAAAATTATCTTTTGTAGCGGTTGACGAGGCACATTGCATCTCAGAATGGGGCCATGACTTCAGACCTGAATACAGAAACCTGCGTTCTATTGTAAACCGTCTTGATGATAGTATTTCGGTCATAGCGCTAACTGCTACGGCAACACCGAAGGTTCAAGAAGATATAATTAGAAATCTGGGTATTACGGGTGCAAGAACCTTTAAGGCCTCATTTAATAGGGCCAATCTCTTTTATGAAGTAAGGCCGAAGACCGCAAACGTAGATTCAGATATTATCCGTTTTGTCAAGAAAAATTCTGGCAAATCCGGTATCATCTATTGTTTAAGCCGAAAAAGGGTCGAAGAACTTGCTCAAGTATTACAGGTTAACGGTGTGAGTGCTGTACCCTATCACGCTGGTTTCGATGCAAAAACAAGATCTAAATACCAAGACATGTTTTTGATGGAAGATGTTGATGTAGTTGTTGCGACCATCGCATTCGGTATGGGTATAGATAAACCAGATGTGCGATTCGTAATTCATCATGATATTCCGAAAAGTATAGAGAGCTATTATCAAGAGACCGGTCGTGCGGGAAGGGATGATGGAGAAGGGCATTGCTTGGCTTTTTATGCTTACAAAGACATTGAAAAACTTGAAAAGTTCATGTCTAATAAACCTGTTGCAGAACAAGAGATAGGTAATGCACTTTTGCAAGAAGTCGTAGCGTACGCGGAGACTTCGATGTCTAGGAGAAAATTCATGCTCCACTATTTTGGGGAAGAATTTGATGAGGTAAATGGCGCCGGAGCCGATATGGATGATAATGCCCGAAACCCTAAAGAAAAGGTTGAAGCTAAAGATGATGTTGTTAAAGTCTTAAAAGTGGTATTGGGTACCAATGAAAAGTTCAAGTCTAAAGAAGTGGTGAGAACCCTTGTGGGCAAAATCAACGCTTTAATAACTTCGCATAAGACCAACGAAAAAGACGTTTTTGGTATAGGTTCAGATAAGGATAAAGGTCATTGGATGGCGCTAATACGTCAAATGTTAGTAGCGGGTCTGGTTAAGAAAGAGATAGAACAATACGGTATTCTTCGGGTGACGGATAAGGGGAAAACGTTTCTAAACAGCCCTGAATCTTTTATGATGACTAAAGATCATACCTATACTGGTGAAGAAAGTGATGCCATTGTGAGTTCGGGCAAAGGTGCCGTAGCAGACGATAAACTTCTAAAGCAGCTTAAAGACTTAAGAAAATCTCAAGCAAAAAAATTAGGAGTACCGCCATTTGTGGTCTTTCAAGACCCGTCTTTAGAAGATATGGCGATGAAGTATCCTGTAACCGTAAAAGAACTTATTAATATTAACGGGGTAGGAGAAGGAAAAGCTAAAAAATATGGTAAGGCCTTTATTGAGTTTATTGCCGCTTATGTTGAGGAAAACGATATCTTAAGACCCGATGATCTAGTCGTAAAAAGTACTGGTGCCAATTCAGCACTTAAACTTTATATCATTCAGAATGTAGACCGAAAGCTTCCATTGAGCGATATTGCCGATGCCAAGGGGCTTGAAATTCCAGATTTAATCAAAGAGATGGAGCAAATAGTCTATAGCGGAACAAAACTCAATATAAATTATTGGATCGATGAAATTCTAGACGAGGATCAACAGGAAGAAATTCACGATTATTTCTTGGAGGCAGAAACTGATAACCTTGATGAGGCCATGAAAGAATTCGATGGAGATTATGAAGACGAAGAGCTTCGACTCTATAGGTTAAAATTCTTTAGCGAAGTGGCTAATTGA